One Marmota flaviventris isolate mMarFla1 chromosome 17, mMarFla1.hap1, whole genome shotgun sequence genomic window, ccccTGACCTTAGACCTCCTCCCCTAGTTCCTTTGAGGTTTAGGTTGGTTTGGTTAGGTGTGAAATATGGGGGACTCTAGGGTTCTTCAGTGAAAAGGGATGATGGAGTCCATCTTCTCTATGCAGGGGCATTTCAAATTCTTTTCAAGTAAAAGTTGCACCAGCAAGTGGAGTCCTAGGAACCTAGCCCATGAGGTGGGCAGCATCCTCCAAAGATACCTCGTCTAGTTCTTTTACATTGTGGCTGGAAACCCCGAGGCTAGAGATGAAAGTACTGTGGCTACTTGGGTAGCTGGAGGATGAGTGGGAGTGGGTGGGGCACTCTCTTAGAGGGTGCCTGGTGTGTGGGGTCACTGACTCTGGGAGCCAAGTCAACCCTTCCTCACCCCCCTGGAGGAATCAGTGGGATTGAGACTCACACGACTGCTAGGTTGGAGCACTTGCTACTGGTGTAGAAATATTCCTTGATGTGGTTGCGGGGCACTGGGCGGGAGATGAAGGCAAAGCAGCAGGGTGTGGTGTCCGAGGCATCTGTGAGAAAGGATGAAGAAAGGAGACCCCCCTTTATTCATTGCCAGTGGACACTGGGCACTGTGCTGGGCATTTTACATGACTGATCTTGAAAAGACTATTATCCACCGTGgaagaactgaggctcagagaggtaaaggcACTTGGTCATGGAACACAGGAGCCGAATGGGAATTCCAACAGAAGACTGAAAGTATCTCTTCCCCGTCAATTGATCCTTGAGCTGAGCTTATATCCTTTCTTCTATATCATAACCCACTGCCCTTGGCTCTCAGGTCATGCTGGGCCTCCTTATCCCCTGTCATGGGTTCTCTGCCCTCATTCTCGCCCTTCCAGAATCCCTGATGAATTCAAAACTTGCATAGGGTAGGTTTGGGGAGAGTTGGTTCCAAAGCTAAGGCTTCTTGGCTCAGCCAGGATCCCAAGTGGGGCCTGATGCATATTGCATCCTGGGAGCCCTTGGCTGGGCTATAGGGAGAAGGGCTTTGAATAGAGAACCTCTTGTTAGTCAATTAATTCAAGATGCTGTTAGGAAGCACAGTTGTCTCTTCCCAGAAGAGTAGTAGTATTTATCCCAGCTGGATGGGGCTGGGTTTGAATACTTCCTAGGTGGATGTGCccttaggcaagttatttaatttgcCTGGGCCTttatttccccatctgtaagTCTAGAACAGCTACTCAGAGAGTATTTGTATTCAATAGGATGACAGGTCAAGCAAAcagcacaatccctaacccatAGTAGGCCTTTAGTTAgctttaattattcttttataagccccattttttttcccatctgtgaaatgagagACCATGACTATCTCAGGAGAGCTCTGTTGAGAATTTAGAAGTTTCTCAGAAATCCTGCTGGTGACAGGATGAGTCATTCATTTTTCAAGGTCAGTCCAGCTACCCCTGCCTACCGATATCCTCAGCATCAGTTCACACTCAGTGAGCACTTGCAAAACTCAAGGGCTATGGACCTTGGAGACTCAGAAAAATTGACTGGGGGGTCCCTGACATGAAGTGGCATAGAGATCTATCAGGGGTAACAGGGCATCTGgctaaaacaattttaagaatgtaaacaatgggattcagacagtatacaTGCTATAGTTGAAAAGAGGGCAAGGGCTGGGATAGTAGGATGGGGTGGGCCTTCTTGGCAGTGGGTGGACCTACTCTATGGGTTGTGGTGTCAGGCCCCAGACTTAcatggggaggcagaggcaggaatgCAGAAGGCGGCAGCAGCGAGGATGACAGCGAGGGCAGCTGCGGAGACCTTCATGGTACCTGTGGGCAGAGGCTGTGGGTGATGCACGTGCTGTCTCAGGATCCTCTGCAGGGATCCTCTGCAGCTCAGGCCTTTTATAGGGACTCAGGGCCAGTAGAGGGAGCACCCCGCCTCCAAGGGGGAGTTTCCAAAATAGTGGCCAAGTCCTGGCTGATATCATAAGTGAAGTTGCTTAAAAcggaaaagaaaactgaaatagcCTCCGGAAATTTGAGTCTCTGTTTCCACACCTCACTCGCTGCGGTCCAGAGTGAGCTCACCCCCCTTTGCCCGGGTGCTGCCATGGAAACTCTTCCTCTGCTGGCATCCTCAGCTTCACCTTCAGGGCGGGGTCTTTCCTAGAGAGTAGGAAGCTGCCCTCTTGGGGGTAAAGGGCTGGGGCAGTTAGGACAGGAGCAGAGCCTCTGGGTCTTTTGGGTTTCTTTCACAGTTCCTGTGTGTGCTTGATTTTTACCTCCCTTCTCTCGTACATGGGAGGAGCCATTTACAAGTTGTTCTACTGGGGAGTGTCCTTTAGACATATAGTCCCCAAGGATGGTGAGAGAACCCATTCTGTAAAATGGATCTGAGCTGCTCAGTGTGAGTTGCAATGATTCCTCCGCGGGAGCTTTCTTGCTTTCATCACGACCACTGGGTCACCCCCCAAACCCCTTTGCTTGCTGGTGATTGTTCATGACAGTTTAGCCTGGGTAGGGCTGAAACTGGCGTCTGAATAAGAGAAAAGTGTTTATtgacagtaacaaaaacaaattttaaaaaatgtaacccTGTACTG contains:
- the Ccl5 gene encoding C-C motif chemokine 5; amino-acid sequence: MKVSAAALAVILAAAAFCIPASASPYASDTTPCCFAFISRPVPRNHIKEYFYTSSKCSNLAVVFVTRRNRQVCADPEKKWVREYINSLEMS